A single region of the Alosa alosa isolate M-15738 ecotype Scorff River chromosome 6, AALO_Geno_1.1, whole genome shotgun sequence genome encodes:
- the LOC125296043 gene encoding transcription factor Sox-9-A-like, with protein sequence MNLLDPYLKMTDEQEKCLSDAPSPSMSVDSAGSPCPSGSSSDTENTRPSENHILGPDGVLRDFPKEEEEKFPVCIRDAVSQVLKGYDWTLVPMPVRVNGSSKSKPHVKRPMNAFMVWAQAARRKLADQYPHLHNAELSKTLGKLWRLLNEVEKRPFVEEAERLRVQHKKDHPDYKYQPRRRKSVKNGQSESEDGEQTHISPNAIFKALQADSPASSIGEVHSPSDHSGQSQGPPTPPTTPKTDQPSSKGELKRESRPMNEPNVRQLNIFRDVDIGELSSDIIPNLDFDVDEFNQYLPSHSQPGMQVASDGSQSYGYGPSGAQVVSGSGGGASGQSWLAKQQAAQQGQTGHSLTTLSSASEQRPAQIKTEQMSPGHYSEQQGSPPQAVAYGSFSLQHYSAAAAAAGYQAISRAQYDYSDHQGGASSYYSHSAGAGGQGTGLYSGFSYMNPSQRPLYTPIADPSGVPSVPQTHSPQQWEQQPVYTQLSRP encoded by the exons ATGAATCTACTCGATCCGTACCTGAAGATGACAGACGAACAGGAGAAGTGTCTCTCTGACGCCCCGAGTCCGAGTATGTCCGTGGACTCCGCAGGCTCCCCGTGCCCATCAGGATCGAGTTCTGACACCGAAAACACTAGACCATCCGAGAACCATATTCTGGGGCCGGATGGGGTTCTTAGAGACTTTccgaaagaggaggaagaaaagttCCCTGTCTGCATCCGGGATGCCGTCTCGCAGGTGTTGAAAGGTTACGACTGGACACTGGTGCCCATGCCAGTTCGAGTGAATGGCTCCAGCAAGTCCAAGCCTCATGTTAAGAGACCCATGAACGCGTTTATGGTTTGGGCGCAAGCAGCGCGCAGGAAGCTAGCTGACCAGTATCCACACCTCCACAACGCCGAATTGAGCAAGACGCTGGGCAAACTTTGGAG GCTTCTCAACGAAGTAGAGAAACGCCCTTTTGTGGAGGAAGCTGAACGACTGAGGGTCCAACACAAGAAAGATCACCCCGACTACAAGTACCAGCCGCGTCGACGGAAGTCTGTGAAGAATGGACAGAGCGAGTCGGAGGACGGCGAACAGACGCACATATCTCCCAATGCCATCTTCAAAGCGCTACAAGCCGACTCTCCCGCCTCCAGCATAGGCGAAGTGCATTCTCCCAGCGATCATTCGG gCCAGTCTCAgggcccccccacccctcccaccaCCCCTAAGACAGACCAGCCCTCCTCTAAAGGTGAGCTCAAGCGAGAGAGCCGGCCCATGAACGAACCGAATGTCCGTCAGCTCAACATCTTCCGGGACGTGGACATTGGCGAGCTCAGCAGTGACATCATCCCCAACCTCGATTTTGACGTCGACGAGTTCAACCAGTACCTGCCGTCCCACAGCCAGCCGGGCATGCAGGTGGCCAGCGACGGCTCCCAGAGCTACGGCTACGGTCCGTCAGGTGCCCAGGTGGTGTCGGGCAGCGGCGGCGGCGCCAGTGGTCAGAGCTGGCTGGCCAAGCAGCAGGCCGCGCAGCAGGGCCAGACGGGCCACTCCCTCACCACGCTGTCCAGCGCGTCCGAGCAGCGCCCGGCCCAGATCAAGACGGAGCAGATGAGTCCCGGTCACTACAGTGAGCAGCAGGGCTCCCCTCCTCAGGCTGTGGCCTACGGCTCCTTCAGCCTGCAGCACTACAGCGCCGCGGCCGCCGCGGCCGGCTACCAGGCCATCTCTCGCGCCCAGTACGACTACTCCGACCACCAGGGCGGCGCCAGCTCCTACTACAGCCACTCGGCCGGCGCCGGGGGCCAGGGCACCGGTCTCTACTCCGGCTTCAGCTACATGAACCCCAGCCAACGACCGCTCTACACCCCCATCGCCGACCCCAGCGGCGTGCCCTCCGTGCCCCAAACGCACAGCCCGCAACAATGGGAACAGCAGCCTGTCTACACCCAGCTCTCCCGGccctga